Sequence from the Marinobacter antarcticus genome:
TTCCGTTCACCGGAAAAGCCGACCTGCGGAATAACTATCCGTTTAACATGTTCGCAGTACCTATGAAAAAAGTCGTCCGGGTACACGCATCAAGCGGCACCACCGGCAAACCCACCGTCGTGGGCTACACCCAGAGCGACATTGAAACCTGGGCCGACATCGTCGCCCGCTCCATCCGCGCCGGTGGCGGTCACTCCGGAGACAAGATTCATATTGCGTATGGCTACGGCCTTTTCACCGGCGGCCTCGGTGCCCACTACGGTGCCGAACGCCTGGGCTGTACCGTCATTCCCATGTCCGGCGGCCAGACCGAGAAGCAGGTTCAGCTGATCAGCGACTTTGAGCCTGACATCATCATGGTCACGCCTTCCTATATGCTGAACATTGCTGACGAGATGGATCGTCAGGGCATTGATCCCAAAAAACTGCCATTGCGACTGGGCATTTTCGGTGCAGAGCCCTGGACCAACGAAATGCGCACGGAACTGGAAGATCGCCTTGGCATTCAGGCTCTGGACATCTATGGCTTGTCTGAGGTGATGGGCCCCGGCGTGGGCATGGAGTGTCTGGAAACCAAAGATGGCCCGACCATCTGGGAAGACCATTTCTACCCGGAAATCGTCAACCCGGAAACGGGTGAAGTGCTGCCCGACGGCGAGTACGGCGAACTGGTATTCACCTCCCTCACCAAAGTAGCCATGCCGGTGCTGCGTTATCGCACACGCGACCTCACCCGTCTGCTACCAGGCACGGCACGGCCCATGCGCCGTATCGACAAGATCACAGGTCGCAGTGACGACATGCTGATTATCCGTGGCGTAAACGTATTCCCCACCCAGGTTGAAGAACAGGTACTGAAGTGCAATGCCTTGGCACCTCACTACGAAATCGAAGTGTACAAAAAGGGCAATCTGGACTGCGTGGATGTCCGGGTCGAGCTGAAAGTCGGCGCAGAAGGTGCAGATATTAAAGAAAACGCGGCCAAAGAGCTGGCACATCACATCAAGTCCTACATCGGCATCAGCACCAAAATACAGGTGCAGGATGCGGGAACCCTGAGCCGCTCTGAGGGCAAGGCCAAGCGGGTATTTGATCGCCGCAAGGACTAAAGCCCGCAGCCGGGGCGGTCAGCAGTAACGTCCCGGTCATTTATTTTTCCTTGGTGTTTCAAAAAACCAAAAGCAATCATTAATGAAAGAAAATTAACTTCTGCTTTTCAATGGCTTGAGCATACAACCAAAGCCTGATGAAGCGAACATGATACAGAATACGATTCCTTGATATTTATTCAGTATCATATAGTATGGAGATATCGCCCGTGATTCGTCACGGCGCACTGCTGCCCAACTCCAGCAGACCAAATAAGCCAGATTCGGAGAGAGAGTTATGTACGCACAGATGGTTGATACCGGAACCAAGCGCCTCAAGACCCTGGAAGAAATGTCTCCCGAAGAGCGGGACTTCCAGGAAAAGGTAGATGCGGAAACGAAGATTGAAGCCAAGAACTGGATGCCAGACGGCTATCGTAAAACGCTGATCCGCCAGATCTCCCAGCATGCCCACTCGGAAATCGTCGGCATGCTGCCCGAAGGCAACTGGGTTACTCGCGCGCCGACGCTCAAGCGGAAGCTGCAGCTGATGGCCAAAATCCAGGACGAAGCGGGCCACGGCCTGTACCTGTACAGCGCCATGGAAACTCTGGGCGCTGACCGGGATGTAGAAATCCAGAAGCTGCACGACGGCAAAGCCAAGTATTCAAGCATCTTCAACTATCCAACCCTGAACTGGGCCGATATGGGTGCAGTAGGCTGGCTCGTTGATGGTGCCGCCATTGTTAACCAGGTGGTGCTGCAACGTACTTCCTACGGTCCTTACTCCCGCGCCATGGTACGTATCTGTAAGGAAGAGAGCTTCCACCAACGTCAGGGCTACCAGATCCTGCTGGACATGATGCGTGAGGGTACCCAGGACCAGAAAGATATGGTGCAAGACGCCATTAACCGCCTGTGGTGGCCGGCGCTTATGATGTTCGGCCCACACGACGATGAGTCCCCCAACTCCCAGCAGTCCATGGTCTGGAAGATCAAGCGTAAGAGTAATGACGAACTACGCCAGATGTTCATTGACCAGACAATTCCACAGCTCGAATTCCTCGGCTGCACCGTGCCCGACCCGGATCTGAAGTGGAACGAAGAGAGTGGTCACTACGACTTCGGAGACATCGACTGGAAAGAGTTCTACGACGTACTCAAGGGCGATGGCCCCTGCAACCATGAGCGTATTTCTACTCGCCGGAAAGCCATTGATGAGGGTGCCTGGGTACGGGAAGCTGCCGTTGCCTACGCCGCAAAACAAAAACAGCGCGCAGCCGCGTAAACAGGAGAAATAACAATGTCTGAATGGCGCCTATACGAAGTCTTCGTACGCAGTAAGCACGGTCTCAACCACAAACACGTGGGTAGCGTGCACGCTGCAGATAATGAAATGGCCATGGAAAACGCCCGCGAACTGTACACCCGTCGTAACGAAGGGGTAAGCATCTGGGTCGTTCCGTCTGACACCATCACGGCCTCTGCTTCGGACGAAAAAGAGGTTCTTTTCGATCCTTCCGAAGACAAGGTTTACCGGCACGCTTCTTTTTACAAGCTGCCTGACGAAGTCGGACACATGTGAGGAGCGACCCATGACCCAGCAACAAGCTCTACAGGAATACCTGCTCCGCCTGGCGGACTCCGACATCATTCTGAGCCAACGCCTTTGTGAGCTGACTGGTAAAGCACCGGCGGTTGAAGAAGAACTGGCACTGATGAACGTTGCGCTCGACCTGGTGGGTCAGGCCCGCAACTGGTACGAGTACGTCGCCGAACTGATCGATGACGGCCGCGACGCCGACAAACTGGTTTATCTGCGGGATACCCACGACTATCGCAACCTGCTGATGGTCGAGCAACCGAATGAAGACTACGCCGTCACCATGGCGCGCCAGTTTTTCTTCGATGTGTGGCACTACTTCACGCTGAAAAGCCTGGTGAACGCCGGTGACGAGCGCATTGCCAACATTGCGGCCAAGGCTGTCAAAGAGGCCACCTATCACCTGCGCCGCTCTTCGGAGTGGGTCAAGCGCATGGGCGACGGTACCGAGGAAAGCCACCGCCGCATTCAGGAAGCTTTTGATCTCCTGTGGCGCTTCACCGGCGAACTGGTGACTCCGGATGATACCGACCACGCCATGTTCAAGGCCGGCATTGGCCCGGATCCTGAGCAGTTGAAGCAGGACTGGTTTGGCATGGTGCGTGAAGTAGCTGCCGAGGCCACCCTGACAACCGGCGCGGAAGATGCCTGGATGTACATGGGCGGCAAAAGCGGCGTTCACACTGAGCACCTGGGGCTCATCCTGGCCGAGATGCAGTTCCTGCCTCGCGCCTACCCGGATGCGACCACCTGGTAAGTCTGTCTGTTAAAGGGAGCACCTCCGGTGAATGAACGTGAACCATCATCTGTAGACGTACTGATTGCCAGCGACCGGGTACCGGCCAACGCCCACCCGGAACTGCTGACAGAAGACGCAATCTGGGAACTGCTGGATAACGTCAAGGACCCGGAAGTGCCTGCGGTCAGCGTAGTGGAGCTGGGCATAGTGCGCAGGCTAAGCTGGGATGGCAAACATCTGAGCATAGATGTAACGCCAACCTACTCCGGCTGCCCCGCGACAGAGCTGATCGAAGAGCTGATCGTCGAAGCCCTGCGTGCAGCCGGCATTCGTGATCCGCAGATCAATCGCGTGCTTACGCCGGCCTGGACCACAGACTGGATAACCGAAGAAGGCCGCGAAAAACTCCGGGTATTTGGCATAGCTCCGCCCAAGGGCAGTGCCAGCAAAATGAGCCTGCTGGGCGCCGATGAAGTGATCGCCTGCCCACTGTGTGGCAGCGAGCACACCGAGCGCATCAGCGAATTCGGCTCTACTGCCTGCAAGGCGCTTTATCGCTGCCGCGATTGCCTTGAACCCTTCGACTACTTCAAATGCATATAGAGCCGATACGATCATGAATAAATTCTACTCGCTGGCCCTCAAAGAGGTCAGGCCGGAAACAAGAAACGCCGTGTCCCTGTGCTTTGATCTGCCCGCCGATATGGCAGAAAAATTCAAGTACAAGCAAGGTCAGCACCTTGTGGTGCGTGCCAAAGTGGATGGCGAAGAAGTGCGCCGCACCTACTCCATTTGCTCCAGTGTGAATGATGAAGAGCTGCGAATCGCCATAAAGCGCGTACCCGGTGGCGTATTCTCCAGTTTTGCCAACGAACAGCTAAAACCCGGCTCCACGCTGGATGTGATGCCCCCACAGGGACATTTCTCCACGGATCTGGATCCGGAGCGTGAAGGCAACTACCTGGCGGTCGCCGCTGGCAGTGGCATCACCCCGATTCTGTCCATCGTGAAAACCACACTGGAAACAGAGCCCAAGAGCCAGTTCACCCTGTTCTACGGCAACAAGGGCACCAGCAGCACCATGTTCCGGGATCAGCTGCAGGACCTTAAAAACGAATACATGACCCGCTTCAACCTGGTGTACATCTTCACCCGGGAAGAGCAGGACATAGACCTTTATAACGGGCGCATTGATGCCGACAAATGTGACCAGCTGTTTGACCACTGGATTGACGCCAAGAATCTGACCGCTGCGTTCCTCTGCGGCCCTCAGATGTTGACCGAGACCGTGCGTGACTCACTGGTGCGCCACGGGCTGGAAAAGTCGAAAGTTCACTACGAACTCTTTACGCCTGCCGGTGGAGTGCCTCAGGCACGCAAAGACCGTGCTGAAACCAAAGTCGACCCGCAAGCTGTCAGCGTTGTAACCGTAAAAGCAGATGGCCGCTCACTGACCTTCAACCTGGTGCGAGATACCAAGAGCATTCTCCAGGCGGGTAACGACGAAGGCGCCGACCTGCCCTACTCGTGCCAAGCCGGTGTCTGCTCTACCTGCCGCGCCAAGGTAATCGAAGGCGAAGTCGAAATGGATCAGAACTTCGCACTGGAAGATTACGAAGTTGAGGCGGGCTACGTGTTGTCGTGCCAGTGCTACCCCGTTAGCGACAAGGTAGTCCTCGACTACGACGAAATGTAATTCTGGAGTTTTCTTACATGTCAGTTCTCAAGAGTTTTATTGCCGGTGACTGGATTGGTGAGCAGGCAGCAAAAGCGCTGCCCAGCGCCATCAACGGCGAGATCGTTGCGCATACGCACGACGATACTCTGGATTTCAGGAAAGCCGTGGAATACGGCCGCAAGGTCGGCGGGAAAACCCTGCTGGCCATGGATTTCCAGGAGCGCGCTCTGGCTCTCAAAGCCATGGCGATGTACCTGCAAGAGCACAAAAAAGAACTTTATGCCCTCTCGATGCACACCGGTTCCAGCAAAGCGGATAACGGTATTGATATCGATGGCGGGTTCGGTACGCTGTTTTCCTACGCCAGCATGGGCCGCCGTGAGCTGCCGTCCGGCAACGTTATACACGAAGGCCCGGTTACGCAGCTGGGCAAAAACAACCACTTTGCCGGCACCCACATCATGGTGCCCCGTGGCGGCGTAGCCGTTCATATCGACGCCTACAACTTCCCGGTATGGGGCATGCTGGAAAAGTTTGCACCCACATTCCTGGCGGGCATGCCCTCCATTGTGAAGCCGGCTACTTCCACCTGCTACGTTACCGAGCTGGCCGTTCGCCTGATGCACGAATCCGGCGCTCTGCCGGAAGGCAGCCTGCAGCTGATCATCGGCAGCACCGGCGATCTGTTCGAGCACCTGGAAGAACAGGATGTGGTCACCTTTACCGGCTCGGCGAAGACGGCACGCATGCTGCGCAACCATCCGAACATCATCAACCGTTCTATTCCGTTCAATGCAGAAGCCGACTCGCTGAACAGTGCCCTTCTGGCTCCGGATGTGACGCCGGAACACGAAGAGTTCGACCTGTTTGTACGGGAAGTGGGCCGAGAAATGGTTGCCAAGGCTGGCCAGAAGTGCACCGCGATCCGCCGGGTCATGGTGCCTCAGGATCAGGTACAGGCAGTGTGCGACAAGCTCAAAGAACGTCTCTCGAAAATCACCACAGGTGATCCTTCGGTCGAAGGCGTACGCATGGGCGCCCTGGCATCGATCGACCAGCTTGAAGACGTTAAAGCCAACATCCAGGAACTGCTGAAAACCAGTGAGCTGGTTGTCGGTGGCGAAGGCAACTTCAAGCCAACCGGCGAAGGTACCGAGAAAGGCGCATTCATTGAACCGCACGTGCTGCTGTGCCGTAATCCGGAAAACGGCTGTGGCGCGCACGACATTGAGGCCTTTGGCCCGGTTGCCACAATCATTCCCTACAACACCCTGGACGAAGCGATTGAGCTGGTCGCCAAGGGCCGTGGCTCATTGGTTACCACAGTGACCAGCCGCGACCCGGCTACCATTGCCAAGCTGGCACCGGCACTTGCCGCCTATCACGGCCGCCTGCACCTGCTGGACGCAGAAGCTGCAAAAGAATCCACAGGCCACGGCTCTCCCCTGCCTATGCTGAAGCACGGCGGGCCCGGGCGCGCTGGCGGCGGTGAAGAACTTGGCGGTATCCGCGCTGTGTATCACTACCTGCAACGTACAGCCATTCAGGGCTCCCCCACCATGCTGGCCGCAGTAACCGGCGAGTACATCCGCGGGGCGAAAGTGATCGAGAACGACATACACCCGTTCCGGTATCACTTCGAAGATCTTCAGATCAGCCAGTCACTGCTGACCCACCGTCGCACGGTTACTGAGGCGGATCTGGTGAACTTCGGCTGCCTGTCAGGCGATCACTTCTACATGCACTTTGACGAAATCGCCGCCCGTAAAAGTCAATTCGGCAAGCGCATCGCACACGGCTATTTCGTGCTGTCTGCTGCGGCCGGCCTGTTTGTGTATCCGGGCGAAGGTCCGGTGCTGGCGAACTACGGTCTGGATACGTTGCGGTTCATCGAGCCGGTAGCGCCGGGCGATACCATTCGTGCCCGCCTGACCTGCAAGCGCAAGATCGACCAGGGCCGCACCTCGCCAGATGGCCATCCGCAAGGCGTGGTAGTCTGGGACGTTCAGGTCACCAATCAGGAAGACGAGCTGGTTGCCAGCTACGATATTCTGACACTGGTCGCCAAAAAGCCGGAATAAACCTTCCGGCCATAAAAAACCGCCAGAACTTAAAGCTGCTGGCGGTTTTTTTGTGGCCGTCTGCCAGAAACAGAACAGTCTAGATCAGCCAACACCCAGCGGCACGATCAGAACCGGACGCTTGGAGTGAGTCAGCGTCTTGGTCGCGGTAGAGCCCATCAGTGCCTGCCCTAGCGCGCTGTGCTTGCGGGTTCCCATAACGATCACATCGGCATTCATCTCGTCGCCGACCTCAAGGATTTTACGCCAGGGCGTGCCTTCCTCGATGCGCGCCTCAATGTTCTTCAGGCCTAACACTTCGTGCTCTTCCAGCTCTTCCGCGCAGAAGCGCTCTATCCGCCCGCGGATCTTGAGGCTCAACTCCTCAACGCCCTTGTGCAGCATGTCCTCGAGCTCTTTTTCCTCCATCATGTTACTCAGCAAACTGCGTGCGGTACTCGACAGGGACTCAATCACGTACAGATACGTGATCTGAGCGCCAGAGTAGTGACCACACAGGCTGACCGCTGCACGGAATGCCGGACGCGAACCTTGATCAAGATCTGAGACATACAAAATCTTTTTAACATCATGAAACATTGTTCTTCTCCTCTATCCACCAGGGACAGGTAAGGCTGTACCTCTTAGCGGTACAGCAGCTCCGGCAAAAACAGTGCAATCTGAGCAATAAACACAATCAGCGCCAAACGCACAATATCGGCACACCAGAATGGTGTAACACCCTTGAAGATAGTGCCCGTTTTGACATCCCTCAATACTGCACTGAGCACAAAGACGTTCATGCCCACGGGCGGCGTGATCAGACTGATCTCAGTCACGACAACGACAACTATGCCGAACCACACCAGATCGAAGCCCATACTCTCCACAAGCGGATAGAATACCGGCACTGTCAACAGGATCATCGACAGGCTTTCAAACACCATCCCGAGCACAATGTAGATACCCAAAATTGCCAGAATCACGACAATCGGGGCCACATCCAGCGCAGTCACGAACTCCAGTAACATGCCCGGCAGCCCGGCCC
This genomic interval carries:
- the paaA gene encoding 1,2-phenylacetyl-CoA epoxidase subunit PaaA, which codes for MYAQMVDTGTKRLKTLEEMSPEERDFQEKVDAETKIEAKNWMPDGYRKTLIRQISQHAHSEIVGMLPEGNWVTRAPTLKRKLQLMAKIQDEAGHGLYLYSAMETLGADRDVEIQKLHDGKAKYSSIFNYPTLNWADMGAVGWLVDGAAIVNQVVLQRTSYGPYSRAMVRICKEESFHQRQGYQILLDMMREGTQDQKDMVQDAINRLWWPALMMFGPHDDESPNSQQSMVWKIKRKSNDELRQMFIDQTIPQLEFLGCTVPDPDLKWNEESGHYDFGDIDWKEFYDVLKGDGPCNHERISTRRKAIDEGAWVREAAVAYAAKQKQRAAA
- the paaE gene encoding 1,2-phenylacetyl-CoA epoxidase subunit PaaE gives rise to the protein MNKFYSLALKEVRPETRNAVSLCFDLPADMAEKFKYKQGQHLVVRAKVDGEEVRRTYSICSSVNDEELRIAIKRVPGGVFSSFANEQLKPGSTLDVMPPQGHFSTDLDPEREGNYLAVAAGSGITPILSIVKTTLETEPKSQFTLFYGNKGTSSTMFRDQLQDLKNEYMTRFNLVYIFTREEQDIDLYNGRIDADKCDQLFDHWIDAKNLTAAFLCGPQMLTETVRDSLVRHGLEKSKVHYELFTPAGGVPQARKDRAETKVDPQAVSVVTVKADGRSLTFNLVRDTKSILQAGNDEGADLPYSCQAGVCSTCRAKVIEGEVEMDQNFALEDYEVEAGYVLSCQCYPVSDKVVLDYDEM
- the paaZ gene encoding phenylacetic acid degradation bifunctional protein PaaZ; its protein translation is MSVLKSFIAGDWIGEQAAKALPSAINGEIVAHTHDDTLDFRKAVEYGRKVGGKTLLAMDFQERALALKAMAMYLQEHKKELYALSMHTGSSKADNGIDIDGGFGTLFSYASMGRRELPSGNVIHEGPVTQLGKNNHFAGTHIMVPRGGVAVHIDAYNFPVWGMLEKFAPTFLAGMPSIVKPATSTCYVTELAVRLMHESGALPEGSLQLIIGSTGDLFEHLEEQDVVTFTGSAKTARMLRNHPNIINRSIPFNAEADSLNSALLAPDVTPEHEEFDLFVREVGREMVAKAGQKCTAIRRVMVPQDQVQAVCDKLKERLSKITTGDPSVEGVRMGALASIDQLEDVKANIQELLKTSELVVGGEGNFKPTGEGTEKGAFIEPHVLLCRNPENGCGAHDIEAFGPVATIIPYNTLDEAIELVAKGRGSLVTTVTSRDPATIAKLAPALAAYHGRLHLLDAEAAKESTGHGSPLPMLKHGGPGRAGGGEELGGIRAVYHYLQRTAIQGSPTMLAAVTGEYIRGAKVIENDIHPFRYHFEDLQISQSLLTHRRTVTEADLVNFGCLSGDHFYMHFDEIAARKSQFGKRIAHGYFVLSAAAGLFVYPGEGPVLANYGLDTLRFIEPVAPGDTIRARLTCKRKIDQGRTSPDGHPQGVVVWDVQVTNQEDELVASYDILTLVAKKPE
- the paaB gene encoding 1,2-phenylacetyl-CoA epoxidase subunit PaaB, with the protein product MSEWRLYEVFVRSKHGLNHKHVGSVHAADNEMAMENARELYTRRNEGVSIWVVPSDTITASASDEKEVLFDPSEDKVYRHASFYKLPDEVGHM
- the paaK gene encoding phenylacetate--CoA ligase PaaK; its protein translation is MNLPMQKVGKLDRMETASVDELRHEQLQRLRWSVWHAYTNVPHYRNAFDAIGLKPMDINSLEDIARIPFTGKADLRNNYPFNMFAVPMKKVVRVHASSGTTGKPTVVGYTQSDIETWADIVARSIRAGGGHSGDKIHIAYGYGLFTGGLGAHYGAERLGCTVIPMSGGQTEKQVQLISDFEPDIIMVTPSYMLNIADEMDRQGIDPKKLPLRLGIFGAEPWTNEMRTELEDRLGIQALDIYGLSEVMGPGVGMECLETKDGPTIWEDHFYPEIVNPETGEVLPDGEYGELVFTSLTKVAMPVLRYRTRDLTRLLPGTARPMRRIDKITGRSDDMLIIRGVNVFPTQVEEQVLKCNALAPHYEIEVYKKGNLDCVDVRVELKVGAEGADIKENAAKELAHHIKSYIGISTKIQVQDAGTLSRSEGKAKRVFDRRKD
- the paaD gene encoding 1,2-phenylacetyl-CoA epoxidase subunit PaaD — its product is MNEREPSSVDVLIASDRVPANAHPELLTEDAIWELLDNVKDPEVPAVSVVELGIVRRLSWDGKHLSIDVTPTYSGCPATELIEELIVEALRAAGIRDPQINRVLTPAWTTDWITEEGREKLRVFGIAPPKGSASKMSLLGADEVIACPLCGSEHTERISEFGSTACKALYRCRDCLEPFDYFKCI
- a CDS encoding universal stress protein; protein product: MFHDVKKILYVSDLDQGSRPAFRAAVSLCGHYSGAQITYLYVIESLSSTARSLLSNMMEEKELEDMLHKGVEELSLKIRGRIERFCAEELEEHEVLGLKNIEARIEEGTPWRKILEVGDEMNADVIVMGTRKHSALGQALMGSTATKTLTHSKRPVLIVPLGVG
- the paaC gene encoding 1,2-phenylacetyl-CoA epoxidase subunit PaaC, whose amino-acid sequence is MTQQQALQEYLLRLADSDIILSQRLCELTGKAPAVEEELALMNVALDLVGQARNWYEYVAELIDDGRDADKLVYLRDTHDYRNLLMVEQPNEDYAVTMARQFFFDVWHYFTLKSLVNAGDERIANIAAKAVKEATYHLRRSSEWVKRMGDGTEESHRRIQEAFDLLWRFTGELVTPDDTDHAMFKAGIGPDPEQLKQDWFGMVREVAAEATLTTGAEDAWMYMGGKSGVHTEHLGLILAEMQFLPRAYPDATTW